A region of the Primulina eburnea isolate SZY01 chromosome 7, ASM2296580v1, whole genome shotgun sequence genome:
AGTCCACAAACGAATCTGCAGAATGCGAGGTGACACCGGAAGAACATTTCGCCATTAAGTTCTCCTCACGAGATACACTGTGTTCCAGATTTTCCTCTTCAGACGCAGCAGAAACAGAACCATAATTTAAGGATAATGCCTCCTCATACTCagattcttgaatttgatctgTGTTAATGGATGCGAAGGGATCTCCATGAAAATAATTGTTACACAAAAATGAAGAATAAGGCGCGATCTGACCATGAGGTGTCCAGCCAAATGTATCAGAAGAAGAGGAAGCCTCAGTGAAATAACTTGGTTGAGTTATTTCTTGATTTACGACTTGAAATGGATATGGGCTTGTAAGATTGGTTTGCGTGGAATTGTGAAGGAAAGAGTTCATGTTTCCAGAACCAGGAATGCCGCTGATTTTTCCATACTCATTAAAAAGCTGTGAGAAGGGCTTATGGGTAACGGGATCGATTCCCATTTTAGCCAGTTTTTTCTTTAGTTTCGTGTTCCAGTAGTTCTTCACATCATTATCTGTTCTACCAGGTAGACGCCTCGCTATCAGAGACCATCTGCAAATTATATAAACCATAAATATTACCTTTTAGTTtatcactaaccaagaaaatcATCCAAAAAAGAACCCTTGTCTAGACAGAtcgatattaaaaaaaaaaaaaaaaacatttctcATATCCATTTATTCGACATCGGTTATTCTAGGTGCAGGTAACGCACAAGTAACAAAAACATTTTCTCAACAAAAGGGTACCTGCTACCAATGGTTTTGTGAAGCTCGAGAATGCGTTCTTCCTCTTCCGGAGTAAAATTGTCATGTTTAAGATCTGGCCGAAGATAATTAGTCCACCTTAGTCTACAGCTCTTCCCACACCTGTTAAGACCTATACAAAAGCAAGGTAGAACTCGTAGCCTGGTTGACCATCAAGATTTCACGTACAAAAGGAAAGTAATTTACCAGCTTTCTGAGGGACTAAAGTCCAGTTCCCGATTCCGTGGCTAGCCACATATGCAAGAATCTTTGCATCTTCTTCAGCAGTCCAAGGGCCTCGTTTCACATTTGCTTTATCACAGCATCGTGGCCTCCCCATTGAATTGATGTAATCGCGATGTGATTTCCCAAAGAAAAGTTTTGAAGACGAGACATTTAACAAGCGAGGGAGCATGAAATGCATGTAAATGGGCTTCCGATTTAACAACAATCGCATGatttctttttttcttctttcaatcagaaaaaaaattttaaaaattgcaaGACATGAAAAATAAACCATACAAGtctctctctcacacacacaagCAAGCTCATACTTCTTGACTCCAAAAATATTACTTCAGTCGGTTCGTATTGGATGAATCATTTTGTTAAAGCTTACAGCTAGCACTGGCCATTTACAAACTAGCTAAATGGCGGAATTGTGTGCCAGAAAAGGCAAGTTAAAGTCACATTATTTTCCATGGAATTACGTACCGAGCTTTAGATCATGTCATCAATTGTCAACCAAAAATGTAAAGGAGAAAACAAGGCCACCTCCATCTAATGATGACTTCGGATTCACCGGTTtatatagacaagatcagaacAACATCACCATtgataaaatttcaaataaatagCTCAACATGCATGTTGATATTATGATAACCTCTTTCATTTATACACACCATCATAGGCATAGCTCTTTCACTAATCTCGGCAGCGCGGCCTTCTTAAGAAACATGCCAGAATTCATGTGCGCTTATTAAACTCTTTAAGCTCTTGGCGGCCACCATAGGCTTATGCAGCTAATTACCTTTAGCCTACTCACACAAATTCAACCGCGTCAATAAAAATCAAATCCTCCTCTTTTATTTTCAGATAGAAGAAATCATAGTGCATTCAGATTTGATTTAACTATGTATTTAAGAACGTTCAATCTACTAAATCAGGTCCAAATTGAATTCTTCGCACTAGCTAGAGATCTAAACAGAAGAGATTGAcatgttttttaaaaagaaaaaatagtaAAGTAAAATTCAACAATTTATAAATTGAAATGACCGGAAGAAGATAAGAGAAATGTAGGGAAAAAAGTGTGTAGATATCTTTTTATATATGATAGCGGGTGATGTGTTATATTTtattgatcagatatgataaTTATAGATAAACAAAATTATAACCTAAAATTAATTACTCACGTGTATTATAGTATAGTCTAGATAATTTTGTTTGtatcatttttaaatataacattttataataatctaaaagaaatataattatttaaaaaaataaagttttatataaagataaaacaaaattgaattaatttttgaaatgttAGAAATTCGATAAGAGATGTTATAAGTTATAAAACGAGCTACACATGCATCTATTAAAATAGACTATTATAATATATGTATTAAATAAAAAGAGCTGAGGGTATTGAGAAACAAAAAAGTTAGTTACATGTAAAATGATTTAATTCTCACCTAATGTTAAATTCGGATAATATAAATAACGTAGAGTTAAAGGGTCTCAAACTCAGTACTTGGAGTATAATCAATCCAAGGAGCTACTCTGCATAAATTACGTACAATGCACCCAAAACACAAAACTTGCACACACAATGAAGTTGGGGGGAGCATCTTTCAGTTTCTCTCTTTTCCTCGTTTGCCACTACCTCTCAGCTGGTATATATTACTCCACCATTTTGGAGACAAAATCAGAGGATATATACTGATTtcattaaacaattaaatttttatttttttagcaaAAAGATACACGTACGTCGCTGCCATAAAATCTATCTCCTAACCCATGTTTAATATTCTTGCAGGTACCTTACAAGCACAAGCTTCTACGTTCCATGTTAGTAACAGATGCTCATTTCATATATGGCCAGCCACAGCCTCTAACAAAGGCCATCCTGTTATAGCAGATGGAGGCTTCTACCTCCCATCGGGCAAAACTCATAGATTCCATGTCCCCGGAGACTGGACGGGCCGAATCTGGGCTAGAACCGGCTGTGATTTTAATTCTTCCAACCAGAAGCCCGGTTGTGAGACTGGGGATTGTGATGGAAAACTTGCATGCAACGGTTCTATAGGCATCCCTCCTGTCACACTCGCCCAATTTGCATTGCAAGCGGACAAGAAGAAACCAAATTTTTACGATGTTAGCCTGGTTGATGGATATAATCTACCCATTTCCGTGTCGACAAAACC
Encoded here:
- the LOC140836274 gene encoding transcription factor MYB35, producing the protein MRLLLNRKPIYMHFMLPRLLNVSSSKLFFGKSHRDYINSMGRPRCCDKANVKRGPWTAEEDAKILAYVASHGIGNWTLVPQKAGLNRCGKSCRLRWTNYLRPDLKHDNFTPEEEERILELHKTIGSRWSLIARRLPGRTDNDVKNYWNTKLKKKLAKMGIDPVTHKPFSQLFNEYGKISGIPGSGNMNSFLHNSTQTNLTSPYPFQVVNQEITQPSYFTEASSSSDTFGWTPHGQIAPYSSFLCNNYFHGDPFASINTDQIQESEYEEALSLNYGSVSAASEEENLEHSVSREENLMAKCSSGVTSHSADSFVDSILAHDSEMRLQFPHILDENYDY
- the LOC140836275 gene encoding thaumatin-like protein gives rise to the protein MKLGGASFSFSLFLVCHYLSAGTLQAQASTFHVSNRCSFHIWPATASNKGHPVIADGGFYLPSGKTHRFHVPGDWTGRIWARTGCDFNSSNQKPGCETGDCDGKLACNGSIGIPPVTLAQFALQADKKKPNFYDVSLVDGYNLPISVSTKPADTRCNIRGCSQNLKATCPMELQVLNRHGEVVACKSACLAFNLDTFCCRNEYGSPQKCKPSVYSKLFKEACPSYFSYAFDMPTPMVNCGSDEYVITFCPEKWGGEHVRLDE